The Desulfohalovibrio reitneri genome contains a region encoding:
- a CDS encoding formate dehydrogenase codes for MATTARIPVTDNDPSASMRGFLADLLRTGAARAVLTPMHRPERAMPMPELVTDPEHMRYAEPFSPAYPMNAAKLLSRLTMDAEGDGAIAALVRPCEARAFVELVKLNQGTTDNLVLIDYDCPGAYSNREYLRAAEGVEAHDLTRRFLEGQGVPGGQRSEDPDMATACRMCEHPEADEADLHLGLYGVDAADALLLLSGSARGERVVSALGLSDAPLPTERAAALRELVAERTARRDEIFQETRGKAPDIAALETYLAGCVNCYNCRVACPVCYCRECVFVTDVFDHKPWEYLGRAQREGALRLPTDTVFYHLTRMAHMSAACVGCGQCSNACPNEIPLAELFRLTADGVQRAFDYVAGQDLNAPPPLSVFREDEFPDVTMATS; via the coding sequence ATGGCCACCACCGCACGCATACCGGTCACTGACAACGACCCCTCCGCTTCCATGCGGGGCTTTCTGGCGGACCTGCTGCGCACGGGCGCGGCCCGGGCCGTGCTGACCCCCATGCACCGCCCGGAAAGGGCCATGCCCATGCCCGAGCTGGTCACCGACCCCGAGCACATGCGTTACGCCGAGCCCTTCAGCCCGGCCTACCCCATGAACGCGGCCAAGCTGCTCAGCCGCCTGACCATGGACGCCGAGGGCGACGGCGCCATCGCCGCCCTGGTGCGCCCGTGCGAGGCGCGGGCCTTCGTGGAGCTGGTCAAGCTGAACCAGGGCACCACCGACAACCTGGTGCTCATCGACTACGACTGCCCCGGCGCCTATTCCAACCGCGAGTACCTGCGGGCGGCCGAAGGCGTCGAGGCCCACGACCTGACCCGCCGTTTCCTGGAGGGCCAGGGCGTGCCCGGCGGACAGCGGAGCGAGGATCCGGACATGGCCACTGCCTGCCGCATGTGCGAGCACCCCGAGGCGGACGAGGCGGATTTGCATCTCGGCCTGTACGGGGTGGACGCCGCCGACGCCCTGCTGCTGCTCTCCGGCTCCGCCCGGGGCGAGCGGGTGGTCAGCGCGCTCGGCCTGTCCGACGCGCCCCTGCCCACGGAACGCGCCGCCGCCCTGCGCGAGCTTGTGGCTGAGCGCACCGCCCGCCGCGACGAAATCTTCCAGGAAACACGCGGGAAGGCCCCGGACATCGCCGCCCTGGAGACGTACCTGGCGGGCTGCGTCAACTGCTACAACTGCCGGGTGGCCTGCCCGGTCTGCTACTGCCGCGAGTGCGTCTTCGTCACCGACGTCTTCGACCACAAGCCGTGGGAGTACCTGGGCCGGGCCCAGCGGGAGGGCGCGCTGCGCCTGCCCACGGACACGGTATTCTACCACCTGACCCGTATGGCCCACATGTCCGCGGCCTGCGTGGGCTGCGGACAGTGCTCCAACGCCTGCCCCAACGAGATCCCCCTGGCGGAACTGTTCCGGCTGACGGCCGACGGCGTGCAGCGGGCCTTCGACTACGTCGCGGGCCAGGATCTCAACGCCCCGCCGCCCCTGTCCGTCTTCCGCGAGGACGAGTTTCCGGACGTGACCATGGCCACGTCCTGA
- a CDS encoding 4Fe-4S binding protein codes for MKKSYGALVVGAGIGGMHAALSLAETGQKVALVDAKATLGGLLTQLDHQFPSDNCGMCKMLPLTERDSSSQFCMRKGLFHRNIDVMPLTELHALEGEPGLFQATLKRHSPFVDPHKCIGCGRCSEVCPVRVPSEFNAGLSERAAIHLPVPQAIPNAYTVDLDNCVRCLECVEACPTGAVDFQLEKRAEFPVLLAHPDPEAAEPLAAGLRKREFPVHSAANAEEAVAALESGGAGLVLASLDLPRGDAERIIGRALELAPATPVVLLAPDAATANGEAAKEMLDKGAAEVMVVPEDPAKLVPDLEKRFMRLVSDELVDIDVASVILAAGFQLFDPATDPAALGDFYLYGQHPAVLTSMEMERWLSGTGLDAGRRGDGHGGLPRPRDGRPVKRIAWLQCVGSRDVQRQGGFCSSFCCLASLKEARLVRKRARELGLEEPEATVFYMDVRTHGKDFQRYCDQARDRDGVRFVRARIHTLLPSMDDPGQVRMQYVDETGKLVTESFDMAVLAVGARPPRGMEELARVTGIETNEWGFCQTANLTPSRTSRMGVMAAGSFAWPADISESMILSGAAALEASRLINIYAPLKERKPEPRPEYRDVRRERPRVLAALCTACPLLEEEADMGRLAERLGTVHGVASVESVPRCCTAEGWERITELMDEHKPNRLLIGACMPYAYVPKLRELSEKTDLNPALMDVVDVYSPLMAAGSDEPRDPAAMADRLASGLTMAAVRLLDQDPEPVEPVVEVSREALVVGGGVAGMTAALGVADHGYNVCLVEEAERLGGLANKLHTTLTGDDPVRFVENLVEQVEKHPRIRVFLEARVALSTGRAGHFMSLISTPDGTYPLEHGATILATGGREVKVHDFGLDVHKKVMTQRRLEEVLASGELDLAGLSGVAMIQCWRSRDENRNYCSRVCCPQALKNALLLKKRRPDLPVVVLYRDIMTPGFMEEYYTRAREAGVLFVPYTQDDKPRVEFEDGRPRLTYTDPILAAPVAMDPDLLVLSIGLEAGEAEETAEVFGVELDQDGFFREAESKWRPVDSLKQGVFYCGVARAPGGLRDTVASAKAAAQRALRILSETRLAGSRVTARVRHSLCSRCGRCIEVCPYGARRLDMRSGTVVVDDLLCQGCGSCAAVCPNSASFVRGFTDRQVMGTIDAALAQGRGETCK; via the coding sequence ATGAAGAAGAGTTACGGCGCATTGGTGGTCGGGGCCGGCATCGGCGGCATGCACGCCGCCCTCAGCCTGGCCGAGACCGGGCAGAAGGTGGCCCTCGTCGACGCCAAGGCCACCTTGGGCGGGTTGCTGACCCAGCTGGACCACCAGTTTCCCAGCGACAACTGCGGCATGTGCAAGATGCTGCCCCTGACCGAGCGCGACAGCTCCAGCCAATTCTGCATGCGCAAGGGGCTCTTCCACCGCAACATCGACGTCATGCCCCTCACCGAGTTGCACGCCCTGGAAGGGGAGCCCGGCCTGTTCCAGGCCACCCTCAAGCGGCACAGCCCCTTCGTGGACCCCCACAAATGCATCGGCTGCGGCCGCTGCTCCGAGGTCTGCCCGGTGCGGGTGCCCAGCGAGTTCAACGCCGGGCTGTCCGAGCGGGCGGCAATCCACCTGCCCGTGCCCCAGGCCATCCCCAACGCCTACACCGTGGACCTGGACAACTGCGTGCGCTGCCTGGAGTGCGTCGAAGCCTGCCCCACCGGCGCGGTGGACTTCCAACTGGAAAAACGGGCGGAATTTCCCGTGCTGCTGGCCCACCCCGACCCCGAAGCGGCCGAACCCCTGGCCGCGGGACTGCGCAAGCGGGAGTTCCCGGTGCATTCGGCCGCGAACGCCGAAGAGGCGGTGGCCGCCCTGGAGTCCGGCGGCGCGGGGCTGGTTCTGGCCTCCCTGGACCTGCCCAGGGGCGACGCCGAGCGCATCATCGGCCGGGCCTTGGAGCTGGCTCCGGCCACCCCTGTCGTCCTCCTGGCCCCGGACGCGGCCACTGCGAACGGCGAAGCCGCCAAGGAGATGCTGGACAAGGGCGCGGCCGAGGTCATGGTCGTCCCCGAAGACCCGGCCAAGCTGGTGCCGGACCTGGAAAAGCGGTTCATGCGGCTGGTCAGCGACGAGCTGGTGGACATCGACGTGGCCTCGGTCATCCTGGCCGCTGGCTTCCAGCTCTTCGACCCCGCCACAGACCCGGCCGCCCTGGGCGACTTCTACCTCTACGGCCAGCACCCCGCGGTGCTGACCTCCATGGAGATGGAACGCTGGCTGAGCGGCACCGGCCTGGACGCCGGGCGGCGCGGCGACGGCCACGGCGGCCTGCCCCGCCCCCGCGACGGCCGCCCGGTGAAGCGCATCGCCTGGTTGCAGTGCGTGGGCTCGCGCGACGTGCAGCGGCAGGGCGGCTTCTGCTCCTCCTTCTGCTGCCTGGCCTCCCTCAAGGAGGCGCGGCTGGTCAGGAAACGGGCGCGGGAGCTTGGCCTGGAGGAACCCGAAGCCACCGTCTTCTACATGGACGTGCGCACCCACGGGAAGGACTTCCAGCGCTACTGCGACCAGGCCCGGGATCGCGACGGCGTGCGCTTCGTGCGCGCCCGCATCCACACCCTGCTGCCCTCCATGGACGACCCCGGCCAGGTGCGCATGCAGTACGTGGACGAGACCGGCAAGCTCGTCACCGAGAGCTTCGACATGGCCGTGCTGGCCGTGGGCGCGCGGCCGCCCAGAGGCATGGAGGAGCTGGCCCGCGTGACCGGCATCGAGACCAACGAATGGGGCTTCTGCCAGACCGCCAACCTGACCCCCTCTCGCACCTCGCGCATGGGCGTCATGGCCGCGGGCAGCTTCGCCTGGCCCGCGGACATCTCCGAGTCCATGATCCTCTCCGGCGCGGCCGCCCTGGAGGCCTCGCGGCTGATCAACATCTACGCCCCCCTCAAGGAGCGCAAGCCCGAACCACGTCCCGAGTACCGCGACGTGCGCCGCGAGCGGCCGCGCGTGCTGGCCGCCCTGTGCACCGCCTGCCCCCTGCTGGAGGAGGAGGCCGACATGGGACGCCTGGCGGAGCGGCTGGGAACCGTACACGGCGTGGCCTCGGTGGAGTCCGTGCCCCGCTGTTGCACCGCCGAGGGCTGGGAGCGCATCACCGAGTTGATGGACGAGCACAAGCCCAACCGGCTGCTCATCGGCGCGTGCATGCCCTACGCCTACGTGCCCAAGCTGCGCGAGTTGTCGGAAAAGACCGATCTCAACCCCGCCCTCATGGACGTGGTTGACGTCTACTCCCCGCTCATGGCCGCTGGGAGCGATGAACCCCGCGACCCCGCCGCCATGGCCGACAGGCTGGCCTCCGGCCTGACCATGGCCGCCGTGCGGCTCTTGGACCAGGACCCCGAGCCGGTGGAGCCGGTGGTGGAGGTCTCCCGCGAGGCGCTGGTGGTGGGCGGCGGGGTGGCTGGCATGACCGCCGCCCTGGGCGTGGCCGACCACGGCTACAACGTCTGCCTGGTGGAAGAGGCCGAGCGGCTGGGCGGGCTGGCCAACAAGCTGCACACCACCCTCACCGGCGACGACCCGGTGCGCTTCGTGGAGAACCTGGTTGAACAGGTGGAGAAGCACCCCCGCATCCGGGTTTTCCTTGAGGCGCGGGTGGCCCTGTCCACGGGCCGGGCCGGACACTTCATGAGTCTCATCTCCACCCCCGATGGCACCTACCCCCTGGAGCACGGCGCAACCATCCTGGCCACCGGAGGACGGGAGGTGAAGGTGCACGACTTCGGGCTGGACGTGCACAAGAAGGTCATGACCCAGCGCCGCCTGGAGGAGGTGCTGGCCTCGGGCGAACTGGATCTCGCGGGGCTCTCCGGCGTGGCCATGATCCAGTGCTGGCGCTCCCGCGACGAGAACCGCAACTACTGCAGCCGCGTCTGCTGCCCGCAGGCCCTGAAGAACGCCCTGCTGCTCAAGAAGCGGCGGCCCGACCTGCCCGTGGTCGTTCTCTACCGTGACATCATGACCCCCGGCTTCATGGAGGAGTACTACACCCGCGCCCGTGAGGCCGGAGTGCTCTTCGTGCCCTACACCCAGGACGACAAGCCCCGGGTGGAGTTCGAGGACGGCCGCCCCAGGCTGACCTACACCGACCCCATCCTGGCCGCCCCCGTGGCCATGGACCCGGACCTGCTGGTGCTGTCCATCGGCCTGGAGGCGGGCGAGGCCGAGGAGACCGCCGAGGTGTTCGGGGTGGAATTGGACCAGGACGGCTTCTTCCGCGAGGCCGAGAGCAAATGGCGGCCTGTGGACAGCCTCAAGCAAGGGGTCTTCTACTGCGGAGTGGCCCGCGCCCCGGGCGGGCTGCGCGACACCGTGGCCTCGGCCAAGGCGGCCGCCCAGCGCGCCCTGCGCATCCTCTCCGAGACCCGGCTGGCCGGCTCCCGCGTCACCGCGCGGGTGCGCCACAGCCTCTGCTCCCGCTGCGGCCGCTGTATCGAGGTCTGCCCCTACGGTGCCCGGCGTCTGGACATGCGAAGCGGCACGGTTGTGGTGGACGACCTGCTCTGCCAGGGCTGCGGCTCCTGCGCCGCCGTCTGCCCCAACAGCGCCAGCTTCGTGCGCGGCTTCACCGACCGCCAGGTCATGGGAACCATCGACGCGGCCCTGGCCCAGGGCCGAGGGGAGACCTGCAAATGA
- a CDS encoding CoB--CoM heterodisulfide reductase iron-sulfur subunit A family protein, translating to MANRIGVYVCHCGTNIDPKVNTHEVAQYAATLRNVAVARDYKFMCSDPGQDMIINDIKEMGLNRVVVASCSPRLHEKTFQNACLRAGLNPFLFQMTCIREHCSWITEDSSEATAKAKQLVAAAVTRVNEHHELYSRRETVHPDVLVVGGGIAGIQAALDVARSGHKVHLVEREPSIGGRMAQFDKTFPTLDCAACISTPKMVAVAQEPNINLMTYAEVESLGGFVGNFQATIKLKPRYVDMVACTGCGLCMEKCPTKVESEFEEGMGLRRAIHRNSPQSVPNKPVIDPDHCRVLNGKKCGVCQKVCPSGAIDFEQAERRITLDVGSVILATGFSTFDPAPLGQYGYGRLDNVLTGLQFERLNNAVGPTGGKIQLKDGRAPESVAIVHCVGSRDAAHHPYCSRVCCMYALKYDHLLKDKVGHHVKVTNFYIDMRCFGKGYEEFFRRVQEEGVTFIRGRPAEITDQAQSPEEEGKLVVVAEDTLSGKVMRVPVDMAILCTAMEPRPDSPDVARLFGVSQGLDGFFLEEHPKLGPVSTATDGVFLAGTCQGPKDIPDAVSHASGAASKALGLAASGEVTIAPTISWINPDVCVGCKTCIGLCAYSAIEFDERRHVAVVNEAMCKGCGSCAGYCPSGAAQIKHFSERQVFAELEGMLEAARSAAASPHPAEQPARTAHAEETTSQGA from the coding sequence ATGGCCAATCGCATCGGCGTCTACGTCTGCCATTGCGGCACCAACATCGACCCCAAGGTGAACACGCACGAGGTGGCCCAATACGCGGCCACCCTGCGCAACGTGGCCGTGGCCCGGGACTACAAGTTCATGTGCTCCGACCCGGGTCAGGACATGATCATCAACGACATCAAGGAAATGGGTTTGAACCGGGTGGTGGTGGCCTCCTGCTCGCCGCGCCTGCACGAAAAGACCTTCCAGAACGCCTGCCTGCGCGCCGGGCTCAACCCCTTCCTCTTCCAGATGACCTGCATCCGCGAGCACTGCTCCTGGATCACCGAGGACTCCTCGGAGGCCACCGCCAAGGCCAAGCAGCTCGTGGCCGCGGCCGTCACCCGCGTCAACGAGCATCACGAGCTCTACTCCCGCCGCGAAACCGTCCACCCGGACGTGCTGGTGGTGGGCGGGGGCATCGCCGGCATCCAGGCCGCCCTGGACGTGGCCCGCTCCGGCCACAAAGTGCACCTGGTGGAGCGCGAACCCTCCATCGGCGGCCGCATGGCCCAGTTCGACAAGACCTTCCCCACCCTGGACTGCGCCGCCTGCATCTCCACGCCCAAAATGGTGGCCGTGGCCCAGGAGCCCAACATCAACCTCATGACCTACGCCGAGGTGGAGTCCCTGGGCGGCTTCGTGGGCAACTTCCAGGCCACCATCAAGCTCAAGCCCCGCTACGTGGACATGGTGGCCTGCACCGGCTGCGGGCTGTGCATGGAAAAGTGCCCCACCAAGGTGGAAAGCGAGTTCGAGGAGGGCATGGGCCTCCGCCGGGCCATCCACCGCAACTCGCCGCAGAGCGTGCCCAACAAGCCGGTCATCGATCCGGACCACTGCCGGGTTCTCAACGGCAAGAAATGCGGCGTCTGTCAGAAAGTCTGCCCCTCCGGGGCCATCGACTTCGAGCAGGCGGAGCGGCGCATCACCCTGGACGTGGGCTCGGTCATCCTGGCCACCGGCTTCTCCACCTTCGACCCCGCCCCCCTGGGCCAGTACGGCTACGGCCGGTTGGACAACGTCCTCACCGGTCTGCAGTTCGAGCGGCTGAACAACGCCGTGGGCCCCACCGGCGGCAAGATTCAATTGAAGGACGGCCGCGCGCCCGAGTCCGTGGCCATCGTGCACTGCGTGGGCAGCCGCGACGCCGCCCACCACCCGTACTGCTCCCGTGTCTGCTGCATGTACGCCTTGAAGTACGACCACCTGCTCAAGGACAAGGTGGGCCACCACGTCAAGGTGACGAACTTCTACATCGACATGCGCTGCTTCGGGAAAGGCTACGAGGAGTTCTTCCGCCGGGTGCAGGAAGAGGGCGTGACCTTCATCCGCGGCCGCCCGGCCGAGATCACCGACCAGGCCCAATCCCCGGAGGAGGAGGGCAAGCTGGTGGTGGTGGCCGAGGACACCTTGTCCGGCAAGGTGATGCGGGTGCCCGTGGACATGGCCATCCTCTGCACGGCCATGGAGCCGCGCCCGGACTCCCCGGACGTGGCCCGCCTCTTCGGCGTCAGTCAGGGACTGGACGGCTTCTTCCTGGAGGAGCACCCCAAGCTGGGGCCGGTCTCCACCGCCACGGACGGCGTTTTTCTGGCCGGGACGTGCCAGGGGCCCAAGGACATCCCGGACGCGGTCTCCCACGCCTCGGGCGCGGCCTCCAAGGCCCTGGGGCTGGCCGCCAGCGGCGAAGTGACCATCGCCCCCACCATCTCCTGGATCAACCCCGACGTCTGCGTGGGCTGCAAGACCTGCATCGGCCTGTGCGCCTACTCGGCCATCGAGTTCGACGAGCGCCGCCACGTGGCAGTGGTCAACGAGGCCATGTGCAAGGGTTGCGGCAGCTGCGCCGGGTACTGCCCAAGCGGGGCGGCCCAGATCAAGCACTTCAGCGAACGGCAGGTCTTCGCCGAGCTGGAGGGGATGCTGGAGGCGGCCCGCTCGGCCGCGGCCTCGCCCCATCCCGCCGAGCAACCGGCGCGGACCGCGCACGCGGAAGAAACAACAAGCCAGGGAGCCTGA
- a CDS encoding hybrid sensor histidine kinase/response regulator: protein MDVLHRALLRASFHQTLLVDADGRVLEANDAACRRLGIPRDSLLDRDVFSLFPEPVARDRRRHLREAIDSGQTMTFEDVSQSGTPFECRIHPVADGAGADMAVVAVRDAPQDLRAEESRYRLACAIEQAAEAVIILDEDMVVEYVNQAFEAMTGYAQKEIKGRSIEVLYQGEDQAGVLGNIMGCLAHGDKWAGRTNNTRKDGSVFSCEQTIGRIRGKRYLPLGFVSIWRDVTEMRALERQLRQAQKMEAIATLAGGIAHDFNNILGPIIIHAELGLARAGPDDPNRESLGEILDAANRARGLVNHILGLSRERERDAPLPFRLGQSVKECLRIIRPGLPSSIAISFANEAADDTVVADPTQIHQVVMNLCTNAAQAMGETGSLDLRLDRVEVGEDRSPGEAELPPGSYLRLRVADTGRGIAPEHLERVFDPFFTTKRAGVGTGLGLTVMRGIVSSMGGEVRLSSEVGRGTVFDVYLPRPAAPVRPLEPPPRESGEAPGRPGVLLVCGDEVSARGVASALEQLGYAARVCGNGYEALARFRQDPDAVELAMVDVATPEMRAMELVRELRLTRPDLPVVVLSSFTEVFPPDRAEATGVRAFLRTPCCLDELEGVLRRAAPLRTTEEA from the coding sequence ATGGACGTCCTGCACCGCGCGCTGCTGCGCGCCAGCTTCCACCAGACCCTGCTTGTCGACGCCGACGGCCGGGTGCTGGAGGCCAACGACGCGGCCTGCCGTCGTTTGGGAATCCCTCGCGATTCGCTCCTGGACCGCGACGTATTCAGCCTCTTCCCCGAGCCGGTGGCCAGGGACAGGCGCCGCCATCTGCGCGAGGCGATCGACTCCGGCCAAACGATGACCTTCGAGGATGTCTCGCAGTCCGGGACGCCTTTCGAGTGCCGCATCCATCCCGTCGCCGACGGCGCTGGGGCGGACATGGCCGTTGTGGCCGTGCGCGACGCGCCCCAGGACCTGCGCGCCGAGGAGTCGCGCTACCGGCTGGCCTGCGCCATTGAGCAGGCGGCCGAGGCGGTCATCATCCTCGACGAGGACATGGTGGTGGAGTACGTCAACCAGGCCTTCGAGGCCATGACGGGCTACGCCCAGAAGGAAATCAAGGGCCGTTCCATCGAAGTGCTCTACCAAGGCGAGGACCAGGCCGGGGTGCTGGGCAACATCATGGGGTGTCTCGCCCATGGAGACAAATGGGCCGGACGCACCAACAACACCCGCAAGGACGGCTCTGTCTTTAGCTGCGAGCAGACCATCGGCCGCATCCGGGGCAAGCGCTACCTGCCCCTGGGCTTCGTCAGCATCTGGCGCGACGTGACCGAAATGCGCGCCCTGGAGCGGCAGCTGCGCCAGGCCCAGAAGATGGAGGCCATCGCCACCCTGGCCGGGGGCATTGCCCACGACTTCAACAACATTCTCGGCCCCATCATCATCCACGCCGAGCTGGGGCTGGCTCGGGCAGGGCCGGACGATCCCAACCGCGAATCCCTGGGCGAGATTCTCGACGCCGCCAACCGCGCCCGGGGGCTGGTCAACCACATCCTGGGCCTGAGCCGGGAGCGGGAACGCGACGCTCCGCTGCCTTTCCGCCTGGGGCAAAGCGTCAAGGAGTGCCTGCGGATCATCCGGCCCGGCCTGCCCTCTTCCATCGCCATCTCCTTCGCCAACGAGGCGGCCGACGACACCGTGGTGGCCGATCCCACCCAGATCCATCAGGTGGTCATGAACCTCTGCACCAACGCGGCCCAGGCCATGGGGGAGACGGGCAGCCTGGACCTGCGCCTGGACCGGGTGGAGGTGGGAGAGGACCGCAGCCCCGGCGAGGCCGAACTGCCGCCCGGCTCCTATCTGCGGCTGCGGGTGGCGGACACCGGCCGGGGCATCGCGCCGGAACATTTGGAGCGAGTATTCGACCCCTTCTTCACCACCAAGCGGGCGGGCGTGGGCACAGGGCTGGGGTTGACCGTCATGCGCGGCATCGTCTCTTCCATGGGAGGAGAGGTGCGGCTGTCCAGCGAGGTGGGACGGGGCACAGTGTTCGACGTCTACCTGCCCCGGCCCGCGGCGCCGGTGCGCCCCCTTGAGCCGCCTCCGAGGGAATCCGGGGAGGCGCCGGGGCGGCCGGGAGTGCTGCTTGTCTGCGGGGACGAGGTTTCGGCCAGGGGGGTGGCCTCCGCCCTGGAGCAGCTGGGTTACGCCGCGCGCGTCTGCGGCAACGGGTACGAGGCCCTGGCCCGGTTCCGCCAGGACCCGGACGCGGTGGAGCTGGCCATGGTGGACGTGGCCACCCCGGAAATGCGGGCCATGGAGCTGGTGCGGGAACTGCGCCTGACCCGGCCGGACCTGCCGGTGGTGGTGCTCTCCAGCTTCACCGAGGTCTTCCCCCCGGACCGGGCAGAGGCCACCGGGGTGCGAGCCTTTCTGCGCACGCCCTGCTGCCTGGATGAACTGGAAGGGGTGCTGCGGCGGGCGGCGCCCTTGCGGACGACGGAGGAGGCGTGA
- a CDS encoding Coenzyme F420 hydrogenase/dehydrogenase, beta subunit C-terminal domain yields the protein MKTFENLVDEVQRPGLCHNCGGCVTFCSAINYGALEMDPDNGPRYRDEAKCIECGFCYQVCPETDDLLPETRERLHWSEPMGHVDTLYIARARDEVLRELGTDGGVVTAMLLHLLDNKRIDSAIVSRQTGPFQRRPWVASTRKDVILSAGTAYEESSGTVALGGAYSTYCPSLTSLGGLKERDLNRVAFVGVPDQVLAMRKMETLGIPPSQQIKYYLGLFCARSFTFGDVERKRLEDMAGFAWDELESMNLKRELRFNLKGGRSASLPLDVLDFMTRGACAYCTDYSAEYADISFGGLGAPDGWTVVLTRTPRGRELYRKARETVLEEMELAKMKPLRETALELIRRYSAAKRHNAQANRDEGRGVSAYAFSPAGREHRHPGV from the coding sequence ATGAAGACGTTCGAGAATCTTGTCGATGAAGTCCAGCGGCCCGGTCTGTGCCACAACTGCGGCGGCTGCGTGACCTTCTGTTCGGCCATCAACTACGGCGCGCTGGAAATGGACCCGGACAACGGCCCCCGCTACCGCGACGAGGCCAAGTGCATCGAATGCGGCTTCTGTTACCAGGTCTGCCCGGAGACCGACGATCTGCTGCCCGAAACCCGGGAGCGCCTGCACTGGTCCGAGCCCATGGGGCACGTGGACACCCTCTACATCGCCCGCGCCCGCGACGAGGTGCTGCGGGAGCTGGGCACCGACGGCGGCGTGGTCACGGCCATGCTGCTGCATCTGCTGGACAACAAGCGCATCGACAGCGCCATCGTCTCCCGCCAGACCGGGCCCTTCCAGCGCAGGCCCTGGGTGGCCTCCACCCGCAAGGACGTCATCCTCTCGGCCGGGACCGCCTACGAGGAGTCCTCGGGCACGGTGGCCCTGGGCGGGGCCTACTCCACCTACTGCCCCTCGCTGACCAGCCTGGGCGGCCTCAAGGAGCGCGACCTCAACCGGGTGGCCTTCGTGGGCGTGCCGGACCAGGTGCTGGCCATGCGCAAGATGGAGACCCTGGGCATTCCCCCGTCGCAACAGATCAAATACTACCTCGGCCTCTTCTGCGCCCGCAGCTTCACCTTCGGCGACGTGGAGCGCAAGCGGCTGGAGGACATGGCCGGGTTCGCCTGGGATGAACTAGAGTCCATGAACCTCAAGCGCGAGCTGCGCTTCAACCTCAAGGGCGGCCGCTCCGCCTCCCTGCCCCTGGACGTGCTGGACTTCATGACCCGGGGCGCCTGCGCCTACTGCACCGACTACTCGGCCGAGTACGCCGACATCTCCTTCGGCGGGCTGGGCGCGCCGGACGGCTGGACCGTGGTGCTCACCCGCACCCCGCGCGGGCGGGAGCTGTACCGCAAGGCGCGGGAGACCGTGCTGGAGGAAATGGAGCTGGCCAAGATGAAACCCCTGCGGGAAACCGCCCTGGAACTCATCCGGCGCTACTCCGCGGCCAAGCGGCACAACGCCCAGGCCAACCGGGACGAGGGCCGGGGCGTCTCCGCCTACGCCTTCTCGCCCGCGGGACGCGAACACAGGCATCCGGGAGTCTGA
- a CDS encoding hydrogenase iron-sulfur subunit — MPATFDPVIIAFVCNWCTYTAADLAGTSRLKQKPNVRLIRMMCTGMVDPKYVLKALLAGADGVLISGCHPGDCHYINGNYKARRRVRLLKEVLTTYGMDPGRLKLTWVGASEGNEFADVVNELVEDIRRIGPNPLAPGRRETPAAPPAEAVETAQPQA; from the coding sequence ATGCCAGCCACCTTCGACCCCGTGATCATCGCCTTCGTCTGCAACTGGTGCACCTACACCGCGGCCGACCTGGCCGGGACATCGCGCCTGAAGCAGAAGCCCAACGTCCGGCTCATCCGCATGATGTGCACCGGCATGGTGGACCCCAAGTACGTCCTCAAGGCCCTGTTGGCCGGGGCGGACGGGGTGCTCATCAGCGGCTGCCATCCGGGGGACTGCCACTACATCAACGGCAACTACAAGGCGCGTCGCCGGGTGCGCTTGCTCAAGGAAGTGCTGACCACCTACGGCATGGACCCCGGACGGCTGAAGCTGACCTGGGTGGGCGCGTCCGAGGGCAACGAGTTCGCCGATGTGGTCAACGAGCTGGTCGAGGACATCCGCCGCATCGGCCCCAACCCGCTGGCCCCCGGGCGCAGGGAAACGCCCGCCGCCCCGCCGGCCGAGGCCGTGGAAACCGCCCAACCGCAAGCCTGA